Proteins from a genomic interval of Clostridium sp. AN503:
- a CDS encoding ATP-binding cassette domain-containing protein, translating to MKPFITCEHVDFGYENHDAVIDLNLELYPGDYLCVVGENGSGKSTLIKGLLGLLKPTAGTLVVAEELKRGGIGYLPQQTAAQKDFPATVQEVVLSGTLSRRGNRPFYSEAERKLALGNMERLGITGLKKKCYRELSGGQQQRVLIARALCATEQLLILDEPITGLDPSAIQDFYHLIRKLNREDQITIIMVSHDIRNVITQAGKILHMQQRILYNGTAEGYRNSAAGKEFLGGDEPWI from the coding sequence ATGAAACCGTTTATAACCTGTGAACACGTAGATTTTGGATATGAGAACCACGACGCGGTCATCGATTTAAACCTGGAATTATATCCGGGGGATTATCTGTGCGTGGTGGGCGAGAACGGCTCCGGCAAGAGCACTCTGATCAAGGGCCTTCTGGGACTTTTAAAGCCCACTGCCGGGACGCTTGTGGTGGCAGAGGAGTTAAAACGCGGAGGCATTGGATATCTGCCCCAGCAGACTGCGGCCCAGAAGGATTTTCCGGCTACCGTGCAGGAAGTGGTGCTGTCCGGCACCTTAAGCCGCCGGGGCAACCGGCCTTTTTACTCGGAGGCGGAAAGGAAGCTGGCCCTCGGCAATATGGAGCGTCTGGGGATCACTGGCCTGAAGAAAAAGTGTTACCGGGAGCTTTCCGGCGGGCAGCAGCAGAGAGTGCTGATCGCACGCGCGCTGTGTGCCACGGAACAGCTGCTGATCTTAGATGAGCCGATCACCGGTCTGGATCCCTCGGCGATCCAGGATTTTTACCATCTGATCCGGAAGCTGAACAGGGAGGATCAGATCACGATCATCATGGTCTCCCATGACATCCGCAACGTCATCACCCAGGCCGGTAAGATTCTGCATATGCAGCAGAGGATCTTGTATAACGGCACGGCAGAGGGATACCGGAACAGTGCAGCGGGAAAAGAATTTCTGGGAGGTGACGAGCCGTGGATATGA
- a CDS encoding metal ABC transporter permease yields MDMIREMLSYPFVVRALLGGIMVSLCAALLGVSLVLKRYSMIGDGLSHVSFGALSVAVAVGWSPLKVSIPVVILAAFFLLRITEHGKVKSDAAIAMISASALAAGIIVTSLTTGMTTDVSSYMFGSILAMSREDVILSAGLSLVVLCLFVFCYNKLFAVTFDENFAKATGVRVELYNILIAVLTAVTIVLGMRMMGAMLISSLIIFPALTSMRIFKSFRGVVLCSGVLAVVCFCIGIILSYGLSTPAGASVVMVNLAAFLLFTAAAALLRGRGRSQGL; encoded by the coding sequence GTGGATATGATCCGGGAAATGTTATCCTACCCGTTTGTGGTGCGCGCGCTGCTGGGCGGCATTATGGTGTCCCTCTGCGCGGCGCTTTTAGGCGTCAGCCTGGTGCTGAAACGTTACTCAATGATCGGAGACGGGCTGTCCCATGTGTCCTTCGGCGCCCTGTCGGTGGCTGTGGCGGTAGGCTGGTCGCCGCTTAAGGTGTCGATCCCCGTGGTGATCCTCGCCGCGTTTTTCCTCCTGAGGATCACGGAGCACGGTAAGGTAAAGAGCGACGCGGCGATCGCCATGATATCTGCCAGCGCCCTGGCTGCCGGTATTATCGTGACCTCTCTGACCACCGGCATGACCACGGATGTGAGCAGCTACATGTTTGGGAGCATCCTTGCCATGAGCAGGGAGGATGTGATCTTAAGCGCCGGCCTGTCACTGGTGGTGCTCTGCCTGTTTGTATTTTGTTACAACAAATTGTTTGCCGTGACCTTTGATGAGAATTTTGCCAAGGCCACCGGCGTGAGGGTGGAGCTTTACAATATATTGATCGCGGTACTGACGGCGGTGACCATCGTTCTGGGGATGCGGATGATGGGGGCCATGCTGATCTCCAGCCTGATCATCTTCCCGGCGTTGACCTCCATGCGGATATTCAAAAGCTTCCGCGGGGTGGTGCTCTGCTCCGGGGTGCTGGCGGTAGTGTGTTTCTGTATCGGAATCATTTTATCCTATGGTTTGTCCACACCGGCGGGAGCCAGCGTGGTTATGGTAAACCTGGCGGCGTTTCTTTTATTCACCGCAGCTGCCGCGCTTTTAAGAGGGCGGGGCAGGAGCCAGGGATTATAA
- a CDS encoding potassium transporter TrkG produces MGNLFVKKLYQMRSHLTQTQFIAYGFIGVILTGTLLLMLPVSSKSGTVSPFLNCLFTATSASCVTGLIVYDTWTHWSVFGQLVIITLIQIGGLGFITIGVFLSMVLRRKIGLKERGLMQESVNTLQIGGMVRLAKKIIIGTVLFEGTGALILALRFIPEHGIIKGTYYGIFHAISAFCNAGFDLMGWQGEYSSLVNFYDDWVVNLVIMSLIVIGGIGFVVWDDVSRKGLKVHKYMLHTKIVLLTTFVLVFGSAWLFYRFEQNNLLVGMNTSGKILTSLFSSVTARTAGFNTTDTASLTDASKLLTVILMFIGGSPGSTAGGVKTTTIIVMYLYLWSTIQRTYGANAFGRRLEDDAIKRASTIFIINLTLALAASVYIMASQQLPMSDVLFETFSAIGTVGMTTGITRALSPMSRLTIIFLMYCGRVGSLSFALSFTQHKRVAHVQQPVERITIG; encoded by the coding sequence ATGGGAAATCTATTTGTTAAAAAGCTGTATCAGATGCGCAGTCATCTGACCCAGACCCAGTTCATTGCATACGGATTCATAGGAGTGATCCTTACGGGGACGCTGCTTTTGATGCTTCCGGTTTCCAGTAAGAGCGGCACCGTCAGCCCGTTTCTGAACTGCCTGTTTACGGCAACCAGTGCATCCTGTGTGACGGGGCTGATCGTGTATGATACCTGGACCCACTGGTCGGTATTTGGGCAGCTTGTGATCATCACCCTGATCCAGATCGGCGGACTGGGGTTCATCACCATCGGCGTGTTTCTGTCCATGGTCCTTCGGCGCAAGATCGGTCTGAAGGAACGCGGCCTGATGCAGGAGAGCGTGAATACCCTGCAGATCGGCGGCATGGTCAGGCTGGCAAAAAAGATCATCATCGGAACAGTATTGTTTGAGGGGACCGGGGCGCTGATCCTGGCGCTTCGGTTTATCCCTGAGCATGGCATTATCAAAGGTACTTACTATGGGATATTCCATGCCATATCCGCATTCTGCAACGCGGGCTTCGATCTGATGGGGTGGCAGGGGGAATACAGCTCCCTGGTGAATTTTTATGACGACTGGGTGGTGAATCTGGTCATCATGTCCCTGATCGTCATCGGAGGCATCGGCTTTGTGGTCTGGGATGATGTGAGCCGGAAGGGGCTGAAGGTACACAAATATATGCTGCACACGAAGATCGTTCTTCTGACTACATTCGTTCTGGTATTTGGCAGCGCCTGGCTGTTTTACCGGTTTGAACAGAACAATCTCCTTGTGGGAATGAACACCAGCGGAAAGATCCTGACATCCCTGTTCAGCTCGGTCACGGCCAGGACGGCGGGGTTCAATACGACGGACACTGCGTCCCTGACAGATGCCAGCAAGCTTTTGACGGTGATCCTGATGTTTATCGGAGGAAGCCCCGGTTCTACAGCAGGCGGCGTCAAGACGACTACCATCATTGTCATGTACTTATACCTGTGGTCCACCATCCAGCGTACTTATGGAGCCAATGCTTTTGGCAGACGGCTGGAGGATGACGCTATCAAGCGCGCCAGCACGATCTTTATCATCAACCTGACCCTTGCGCTTGCGGCCTCGGTATATATTATGGCGTCGCAGCAGCTTCCCATGTCGGATGTGTTGTTTGAGACGTTTTCGGCCATCGGCACAGTGGGGATGACCACGGGGATCACCCGGGCGCTTTCTCCCATGTCGCGGCTGACGATCATTTTTCTGATGTATTGCGGACGGGTAGGCAGTTTGTCCTTTGCCCTGTCCTTTACCCAGCATAAGCGGGTGGCTCACGTGCAGCAGCCGGTAGAGCGGATAACGATTGGTTAA
- a CDS encoding TrkA family potassium uptake protein, whose translation MKSILIIGMGRFGRHLCMNLSTLGNQVMIVDEKEENLEELLPYVVSAKIGDCTNEAVLRSLGISNFDLCFVCIGTNFQSSLEITSLVKELGGRHVVSKANRDIHAKFLLRNGADEVIYPDRDIAEKLAVRYSANHVFDYIELTDEYSIYEIPPLPGWVDKSIKDLDIRNKYHISILGTKENGKAKLMPGADYMIRHDEHLMVIGKKTDVDKILKELP comes from the coding sequence ATGAAGTCGATTTTGATTATTGGAATGGGGCGTTTCGGACGCCATCTCTGCATGAATCTGTCCACTCTGGGCAACCAGGTAATGATCGTGGACGAGAAGGAGGAGAATCTGGAAGAGCTGCTTCCCTATGTGGTCAGCGCGAAGATTGGCGACTGTACCAATGAAGCGGTGTTGAGGAGCCTGGGTATCTCCAACTTTGATCTGTGTTTCGTGTGCATCGGCACCAATTTCCAGAGCAGTCTGGAGATCACCAGCCTGGTCAAGGAATTGGGCGGCCGCCATGTGGTCAGCAAGGCTAACCGGGATATCCATGCCAAATTCCTGCTGCGCAACGGCGCCGATGAGGTGATCTACCCGGACCGCGATATCGCTGAAAAGCTGGCGGTGCGTTATAGTGCGAACCATGTATTTGATTATATCGAGCTGACGGATGAATATTCCATTTACGAGATCCCGCCGCTGCCGGGCTGGGTGGATAAGAGTATCAAGGATCTGGATATCCGCAATAAGTACCATATCAGTATCCTGGGGACCAAAGAGAACGGCAAAGCCAAGCTGATGCCCGGCGCTGATTACATGATCCGCCACGACGAGCACCTGATGGTGATCGGCAAGAAGACGGATGTGGATAAGATCTTAAAGGAGCTGCCGTAA
- a CDS encoding response regulator transcription factor gives MIFHLMIVDDEAPIRKGISRFINWEAINCTIDDTASDGLEAIEKLKDHPIDIVITDIRMPEADGLYLARYISEHYPGIKVIILTGYADFTYAQTAIQYNVSDFLLKPISKEQVIAAVQNAQKKIITARQQRHMEQSDLAFLKDQLLQELTDHPDNAELLERIREYGIRLDCFRVAAFQLLPPGGDIPVLKELVGSHPWAGCCRYNNLVLSIYREETTNDNTPPGANGPHTGNVPPCGIVSSQDSHPLRARCREIQETARSMYGMEVSVGISALHSTGAGYSAAVSESINALTQNFYSTGSIAYYRGNLPVRSGDALTAEEALSLNELETAIIGRDFTAAFSVVNSMFIRMKSRFAKSADVKNICTMIYYIGLRALVKKGKTGNSDFVIQKIESSTDIFELEVIITEFLDHLRNALVKEEGFSRIVRQTMSYIDSNLASSLSLDQIAGEIPINPSYLSRTFKKETGQALTEYINLARIEKAKELLSDTESLNYEVAEQVGFHDPAYFSAIFKKYTGISPKEYKNRRL, from the coding sequence ATGATATTTCATCTGATGATCGTTGACGACGAAGCCCCCATACGCAAAGGGATCTCCCGTTTTATCAACTGGGAGGCCATCAACTGTACCATCGACGACACCGCCAGCGACGGTCTGGAGGCCATCGAGAAGCTGAAGGACCATCCCATTGACATTGTGATCACCGATATCCGTATGCCGGAAGCGGACGGGCTTTATCTGGCCAGATATATAAGCGAACACTATCCCGGTATCAAGGTCATCATCCTGACGGGCTACGCCGACTTTACCTATGCCCAGACCGCCATCCAGTACAATGTCAGCGATTTCCTGTTAAAGCCCATCTCCAAGGAACAGGTCATCGCCGCCGTACAAAATGCCCAGAAAAAGATCATAACCGCCAGACAGCAGAGGCACATGGAACAGTCGGATCTGGCCTTTTTAAAGGACCAGCTTTTGCAGGAGCTGACCGACCATCCGGACAATGCAGAGCTTTTGGAACGTATCCGGGAATACGGGATCCGTTTGGACTGCTTCCGCGTAGCGGCCTTCCAGCTGCTCCCGCCCGGAGGGGACATCCCAGTGCTGAAAGAGCTTGTTGGGTCGCATCCATGGGCAGGCTGCTGCCGGTATAACAACCTGGTCCTGAGTATTTACAGAGAGGAAACAACAAACGACAATACTCCCCCTGGAGCCAATGGACCGCACACCGGCAATGTTCCGCCCTGTGGCATCGTATCATCCCAGGACAGCCACCCACTCCGCGCCAGATGCCGTGAGATCCAGGAGACGGCACGCTCCATGTACGGTATGGAAGTCTCCGTCGGTATCAGCGCCCTTCACAGTACGGGAGCCGGGTATTCCGCCGCTGTCTCAGAATCCATCAACGCCCTGACACAGAATTTCTATTCCACCGGTTCCATCGCATATTACCGCGGCAACCTGCCCGTAAGATCCGGCGACGCGCTCACGGCAGAGGAAGCCCTCTCCTTAAACGAACTGGAGACCGCCATCATAGGCCGCGACTTTACAGCCGCTTTCTCCGTGGTCAATTCCATGTTCATCCGCATGAAAAGCAGGTTCGCCAAATCAGCAGATGTAAAAAACATCTGCACCATGATCTATTATATTGGGCTCCGTGCGCTTGTGAAAAAGGGAAAAACCGGCAACAGCGATTTTGTCATCCAAAAGATTGAAAGCTCTACGGATATTTTTGAGTTGGAGGTAATCATCACAGAATTCCTGGATCATTTGAGAAATGCTCTGGTGAAAGAAGAAGGCTTCAGCAGGATCGTGAGACAGACCATGTCCTATATTGACAGCAATCTCGCCTCCAGCCTGTCCTTAGACCAGATAGCCGGAGAGATCCCCATCAATCCGTCCTATCTCAGCCGCACCTTCAAAAAAGAAACCGGGCAGGCGCTGACTGAATACATCAACCTTGCCCGGATCGAAAAAGCAAAAGAACTGCTCTCCGACACAGAAAGCTTAAATTATGAAGTAGCTGAACAGGTTGGTTTTCACGACCCTGCGTATTTCTCCGCCATATTTAAAAAGTATACGGGGATAAGCCCAAAGGAATATAAGAACCGCAGGCTGTAA
- a CDS encoding histidine kinase: MNNPSIKKKRLHSLRAYITLTITGTVTCILIFCSIFFYDKTARLLTSSQTEQLMQQLGRVNEKVGEQIRLIDSLNSQFMSNTLIRDQVEPITHDARKRLAVEKQMGYLLINNYLWHEGMINSACIFLSPDHYYHVSVTGTAAELDSMRQAAESVPNDNGSLVIRSAGMGQDAIYFIRNIYSTYTGEPIAAIVFGVDKDAWSSYFNSNMDDQWAVCLYNSEMSMVTKPLMEPYEAELSAQAGQGGSSQFPEEVSAGGQDYLAASTRVANTDITSMVIAPKNQMVEQLNQTLRIYWLVLLACAGAAILTSLSISGAISTPIRHMISHINMIAKGSRETPMPPVEMYSEFNALAEAFNHMLEQLNTYYKDNMEKQLLLKNSEIRSLQAQMDPHFLFNTLNTIAWKAQMTGDEEIYQMVISLGELLKTNVVAKQSNYTTLGEELQYVRLYTYLQKMRFEDKISVEIQVSPDLYGYVIPRFCIQPLVENAFVHGLEPKKGAGKLAVNVILQESQLEINVLDNGIGFPSIPDIQAIQPSAEDSHTHIGLRNLDRRLRLLFGDSACLTITSVPLVCTTISFHVPLNRDIKEET; this comes from the coding sequence ATGAATAATCCGTCCATAAAGAAAAAAAGGCTCCATTCTTTGCGCGCCTACATTACCCTGACCATTACGGGCACCGTGACATGCATCCTGATATTCTGCAGTATTTTCTTTTATGATAAGACAGCCCGGCTTCTGACCTCAAGCCAGACTGAACAGCTCATGCAGCAGCTGGGGAGAGTCAACGAAAAAGTCGGGGAACAGATCCGGCTCATCGATTCCCTCAACAGCCAGTTCATGTCCAACACGCTGATCCGGGACCAGGTGGAGCCGATCACCCACGACGCCCGCAAACGGCTGGCGGTAGAAAAGCAGATGGGCTACCTGCTGATCAACAACTACCTGTGGCATGAAGGCATGATCAATTCCGCCTGTATCTTCCTCTCCCCCGACCACTACTATCATGTGTCGGTAACGGGCACGGCCGCAGAACTGGACAGTATGCGGCAGGCTGCAGAGTCGGTGCCAAATGACAACGGCAGCCTGGTCATCCGGAGCGCCGGGATGGGACAGGACGCCATCTATTTTATACGGAATATTTACAGCACTTACACCGGTGAACCGATTGCCGCCATTGTGTTTGGCGTTGACAAGGACGCCTGGAGCAGCTACTTCAATTCCAACATGGACGACCAGTGGGCGGTCTGCCTGTACAACAGTGAGATGTCCATGGTCACAAAGCCGCTTATGGAGCCATATGAAGCGGAACTGTCCGCCCAGGCAGGCCAGGGCGGCAGCAGCCAGTTCCCGGAGGAGGTCTCTGCGGGAGGCCAGGATTATCTGGCGGCATCCACCCGGGTCGCCAATACGGACATCACCTCCATGGTCATCGCCCCCAAAAACCAGATGGTGGAACAGCTAAACCAGACCCTCCGCATATACTGGCTGGTGCTCTTAGCCTGCGCAGGCGCTGCCATACTGACCTCCCTAAGCATCAGCGGCGCCATCTCCACCCCCATCCGCCACATGATCAGCCATATCAACATGATCGCAAAGGGCAGCCGGGAAACCCCCATGCCGCCCGTGGAAATGTATTCCGAGTTCAACGCCCTGGCCGAAGCCTTCAACCATATGCTGGAGCAGTTAAATACCTACTACAAGGACAACATGGAAAAACAGCTGCTGCTCAAGAATTCGGAGATCCGATCCCTGCAGGCTCAGATGGACCCGCATTTTCTGTTCAACACTTTAAATACCATCGCATGGAAGGCCCAGATGACAGGCGATGAGGAGATCTACCAGATGGTCATTTCCCTGGGTGAGCTTTTAAAGACCAATGTGGTGGCAAAGCAGTCCAACTACACCACCCTGGGCGAGGAGCTTCAATATGTACGGCTCTACACCTACCTCCAGAAGATGCGGTTCGAGGATAAGATCTCTGTGGAGATCCAGGTAAGCCCCGACCTTTACGGCTACGTGATCCCCCGGTTCTGTATCCAGCCTCTGGTGGAAAACGCATTTGTCCACGGCCTGGAGCCGAAAAAAGGCGCAGGGAAGCTGGCTGTCAACGTGATTCTCCAGGAGAGCCAGCTGGAGATCAACGTTTTAGACAACGGGATCGGGTTTCCTTCCATCCCTGATATCCAGGCCATCCAGCCGTCCGCCGAGGACAGCCACACCCACATCGGACTGCGCAACTTAGACCGCCGGCTTCGGCTTTTATTCGGGGACAGCGCCTGCCTCACCATCACAAGCGTTCCCCTGGTCTGCACTACCATTTCATTCCATGTTCCGCTAAACCGGGATATAAAGGAGGAAACATGA
- a CDS encoding extracellular solute-binding protein, with protein MKKRVWSVLMCTAVAASLLAGCGGGKSAGDGANGAAPAAGEQKSAEGKVVLNVINYHVGTDYAAEYYDYLFTEFQKTEEGKNIEFKFEEIPTTDAYNQKIKLLISSGDLPDIVFNGGNNITELAVKAGKVQDLTPFFDEDPEWKALFDEESLKFNSVDGKIYGVPVSKEISYIYYNKDLFAQAGLTPPEVAYETWDEFFAACDTFKEKGITPLGMDTADLGWLSNLWYSGLIGTNGQAGNDFMNTMYPTDYSTPEVLKATESLQKMLAQYTTADAVGGKYDTMATHFFNSEVAMIPNGPWMIPDIRSTEKAPEGFYDKVGIMLLPEYGMEMVPTPGDMVGAKDPEKIKAAVAFLKFETTKANQLKGLEMAGLQPVSTDIEIPASLTEADPLMAEVLDIQSKAKWTYGQNQAYWYQNVIDTFSTQLPELAYENISVEDFCKKLSEAAQKN; from the coding sequence ATGAAAAAAAGAGTATGGAGCGTGCTGATGTGCACCGCTGTGGCGGCGTCTTTGCTGGCTGGCTGCGGAGGCGGCAAGAGTGCGGGAGACGGTGCAAATGGAGCCGCGCCGGCAGCGGGAGAGCAGAAATCTGCGGAAGGCAAGGTGGTACTGAATGTGATCAATTATCATGTGGGTACGGACTATGCAGCGGAATATTATGATTATCTGTTCACCGAATTCCAGAAGACGGAGGAAGGGAAAAATATCGAGTTTAAGTTTGAGGAGATCCCGACCACAGATGCTTATAACCAGAAGATCAAGCTGCTGATCTCCAGCGGGGATCTTCCCGATATCGTTTTTAACGGTGGAAACAATATCACGGAGCTGGCGGTAAAAGCCGGAAAAGTACAGGATCTGACCCCGTTTTTTGACGAAGATCCGGAGTGGAAGGCCCTGTTTGATGAGGAGTCCTTAAAATTCAACTCGGTGGACGGGAAGATATACGGAGTGCCTGTATCCAAGGAGATTTCTTATATCTATTATAACAAGGATCTGTTTGCCCAGGCCGGGCTGACCCCGCCGGAAGTAGCATATGAGACCTGGGATGAGTTCTTTGCGGCCTGTGACACCTTTAAGGAGAAGGGCATAACTCCGCTCGGCATGGATACCGCAGACTTGGGCTGGCTGTCCAACTTATGGTACAGCGGCCTCATCGGAACGAACGGGCAGGCAGGCAACGACTTTATGAATACCATGTATCCGACTGATTACAGCACGCCGGAGGTCTTAAAGGCCACAGAGAGCCTCCAGAAGATGCTGGCCCAGTATACCACGGCAGACGCGGTAGGAGGCAAGTACGATACTATGGCGACTCATTTCTTCAACAGCGAGGTTGCCATGATCCCCAACGGCCCCTGGATGATCCCGGATATCCGCAGCACGGAGAAAGCGCCGGAGGGCTTCTATGACAAGGTTGGCATCATGCTGCTGCCGGAGTACGGCATGGAGATGGTACCTACCCCCGGGGATATGGTAGGAGCGAAGGACCCGGAGAAGATCAAAGCGGCGGTTGCGTTCTTAAAGTTCGAGACCACAAAAGCCAACCAGCTGAAAGGCCTTGAGATGGCAGGGCTTCAGCCGGTATCCACGGATATCGAGATCCCGGCATCCCTCACAGAGGCTGACCCGCTGATGGCGGAGGTGCTGGACATCCAGTCCAAAGCCAAATGGACCTATGGGCAGAACCAGGCATACTGGTATCAGAACGTGATCGATACCTTCTCCACCCAGCTTCCGGAGCTGGCATATGAGAATATCTCCGTGGAGGATTTCTGCAAAAAGCTTTCCGAGGCTGCGCAGAAAAATTAA
- a CDS encoding sugar ABC transporter permease, whose product MSTRNKKLWIALFIIPCMILFCIVYAAPIVTVLYTSLCEYSVSVKPKFQGLGNFIAIFQDEDFIESIKNTLLWVVLQSTVHVTIGFVMALILRRKPHGWKVVRTAYMIPNIIPTAATGVMFTLLLNPSFGVIKSLWTAIGMDASRIPNLFGNSRYAFWTVTMTWILYSGFNTIIFLSEMGAVDPAIYEAARVDGAKPWQMDRFITIPLMKNIFGTCVILASVAMVSQFDIIYMTTKGGPGNSTLNLPIYLYKAATLENNFGKANAVGVVQIVLGLTLVLLIQRLFREKKEKKEA is encoded by the coding sequence GTGAGCACAAGAAATAAAAAACTGTGGATCGCCCTGTTTATTATCCCGTGCATGATCCTGTTCTGCATCGTATATGCGGCTCCGATCGTGACCGTTCTCTATACCTCGCTCTGTGAATACAGCGTTTCTGTGAAACCGAAATTCCAGGGCCTGGGGAATTTTATTGCGATCTTTCAAGACGAGGATTTTATAGAATCCATCAAAAATACGCTCCTGTGGGTGGTGTTACAGAGCACGGTCCATGTGACCATCGGATTTGTTATGGCCCTGATCCTGCGGAGAAAGCCTCACGGCTGGAAGGTGGTGCGCACCGCCTATATGATCCCCAATATCATACCGACGGCGGCTACGGGCGTGATGTTCACCCTGCTGTTAAACCCGTCCTTCGGCGTGATCAAGTCCCTCTGGACAGCTATTGGTATGGATGCGTCCCGGATTCCAAACCTGTTTGGTAATTCCCGGTATGCATTCTGGACTGTGACCATGACCTGGATCCTCTATTCTGGTTTCAACACGATCATCTTTTTGTCGGAGATGGGAGCGGTGGATCCGGCTATCTATGAGGCGGCAAGGGTGGATGGTGCAAAGCCGTGGCAGATGGACCGTTTTATCACGATCCCGCTGATGAAAAATATCTTCGGCACCTGCGTGATCCTGGCGTCTGTCGCCATGGTTTCCCAGTTTGATATCATCTACATGACTACCAAGGGCGGCCCCGGTAACTCGACTTTGAACCTGCCGATCTACCTTTACAAGGCGGCCACTCTGGAAAACAACTTCGGCAAGGCCAACGCGGTCGGCGTGGTCCAGATCGTCCTAGGACTGACCCTGGTGCTGCTGATCCAGAGGCTGTTCCGTGAAAAGAAAGAAAAGAAGGAGGCGTGA
- a CDS encoding carbohydrate ABC transporter permease: MKIDSKAKKCLLSIPLYLYMIFFVLIAIGPMVWAFLSSFKTYAEINSSAVSLPSTFNFNNYKDAFKYAPIAKYFMNSVMIVGVSVLVTVSAVAMCSYVVSRFNFKLKTVIILLISACLMLPAQAISQPLFTIFKNLGIFDTKLGLVIVYSAMGIPMSFFVMTSYYATISTALEESAYIDGATFLQTFFGIILPLAKPGLVTVALLQFINTWNEFYFALMLTSGDTARTVPIALNYYMGTFANNYSALFAAVVMTVLPTIVLFIILQRQVMESLTEGAVKG; encoded by the coding sequence ATGAAAATAGATTCCAAAGCAAAAAAGTGCCTGCTTAGCATTCCCCTGTACCTGTACATGATCTTCTTTGTACTCATCGCCATCGGACCGATGGTATGGGCATTTTTAAGCTCCTTTAAGACATATGCCGAGATCAACTCGTCGGCTGTGTCCCTGCCGTCCACATTCAATTTCAACAACTATAAAGACGCGTTCAAATATGCCCCGATCGCAAAATATTTTATGAACAGTGTGATGATCGTTGGGGTCAGCGTACTGGTGACGGTTTCGGCGGTAGCCATGTGCTCCTATGTGGTATCCCGGTTCAACTTTAAGCTGAAGACCGTGATCATCCTGCTGATCTCCGCCTGCCTGATGCTTCCGGCCCAGGCCATATCCCAGCCGCTCTTTACGATTTTCAAGAATCTGGGTATTTTTGATACCAAGCTGGGACTGGTCATCGTGTACTCCGCCATGGGAATTCCCATGTCCTTCTTTGTCATGACCAGCTACTACGCAACGATCTCCACGGCCCTTGAGGAGTCGGCCTACATAGACGGCGCAACCTTTTTACAGACCTTTTTCGGAATTATCCTGCCCCTTGCCAAGCCGGGGCTGGTGACGGTGGCGCTCCTGCAGTTTATCAATACCTGGAATGAGTTTTATTTCGCACTCATGCTCACCAGCGGCGATACGGCGCGAACCGTTCCGATCGCGCTGAATTATTATATGGGGACGTTTGCCAACAACTATTCGGCGCTGTTTGCGGCGGTGGTCATGACCGTGCTGCCTACGATCGTACTGTTCATCATACTTCAGCGTCAGGTGATGGAGAGCCTGACCGAGGGCGCTGTGAAAGGATAA